The sequence AAGATTGCGCCAGGCTATAGTAAAGATACCTTTGAACATATAATCGTTTTAGCGGTTAAGCTTGCAGCACGAAACAAATGCCATATTTTTAGAAGAGTCTTATCAGTAATATACATATTTTAAAATATGTAAACTGTCCGTTTTCAGTACAGGATACGTTTCGAAAGCGAACAGGGTAATATTTAATGATATTGATTTTCAATTAGATAGTAACGGGCGCCTTAAAACCCTCTTTGGCCGGAATTGTATCATTTATGACCTTCCCGCCACCATCAAAACCCCTTACCTTTATATCACAATTCACCTCCATGGCAAAAAAACTAGTAGTCATCGTACCTATGCCCGGTACCTACATGCTCGATGTCGCAGCCCCCTGCGACGTCTTTGCCGCTGCCGACAGCATCCTCCACGAAGGACTCGGCACCGAAGGCACCGGCTACGAAATCCTGCTCGCTGCCTATGGAGATGAAAAAACCGTTGTCAGCAAAAGTGGCATCACCATGACCTGCCCCGTCACCCTTGCGGAAATCACCCGACCCATCGATACCCTTATCGTAGCCGGTTTTCCCATGGCTTTCCTCCAATCAGGAGACCGCAGGCTCATTAACTGGATTAAAAACAACTACCCACGCCTCCGTCGCATTGGCTCCATCTGTGTCGGCACCTACGCCCTCGCCGAAGCTGGCATACTCGAAGGCAAAAATGCCACCACTCACTGGGAACACAGCCGATCCTTCCAGGAAAAATACCCCACCATCCATGTAGACACCAACCCATTCTATACCAAAGATGGCAATGTCTATACCTCTGGTGGTGTTTCCTCCGGCGTAGACCTCTCCATGGCCCTCGTCGAAGAAGACTATGGCCGGGAAGTCGCCATACAGGTTGCCCGCAAACTGGTATTGTACCTGAAACGCCCCGGCTTTCAGTCTCAGTTTGCCAACCTCCTCCAACTCCATAGCGTAGCTAACTCCCTCGCCGGAAAATTGCGCCCCTGGATGCTGGAGCACCTTGACAAAGAACTCGGTGTGGAAGAACTGGCAAACCACCTGAACATGAGTCTCCGCAACTTCACCCGCGTCTTTACCCGCGAAACAGGTATGACACCTGCCAAATTCGTAGAAAAGTTGCGTGTGGAAATAGCCAGAAAATACCTGGAAGACAGCGATTACAGCATGGAGCAGATCGCCGCCAGATGTGGGCTGGGAGGTGTGGTCTCGATGAGAAGAGTGTTTCTTCGACATATGAATGTCACCCCCAGCGACTACCGGCGCACTTTCCGCACCTCTTTCGCTGACTAAAAGCAAAATGAAATTTTTTAAAATAACTACTGCATCACATCTTATGTGATGAGGTGGACATTTATCACTTTAAAATTTAAGTTATGAGAATAGCCATCAATGGTTTCGGCAGAATAGGCAGAATGACCTTAAGAGCATTACAGGATAAAAATGATGTTCAGATAGTGGCTGTCAACGACCTCACAGATGTAAAACTACTGGCGCATCTCCTCAGGTACGATACTTCGCATGGAAAATTCCCCGGCACTATCGTACAGCATGATGATAAAATAATCGTAAACGATCAGGAGATCCTTTTCCTCAGTGAAAGAGATCCGCAAAAATTGCCATGGGGCGAGCTGCAGGTAGATGTAGTCATCGAATCTACTGGCCGCTTTACCCA is a genomic window of Chitinophaga sp. LS1 containing:
- a CDS encoding GlxA family transcriptional regulator, yielding MAKKLVVIVPMPGTYMLDVAAPCDVFAAADSILHEGLGTEGTGYEILLAAYGDEKTVVSKSGITMTCPVTLAEITRPIDTLIVAGFPMAFLQSGDRRLINWIKNNYPRLRRIGSICVGTYALAEAGILEGKNATTHWEHSRSFQEKYPTIHVDTNPFYTKDGNVYTSGGVSSGVDLSMALVEEDYGREVAIQVARKLVLYLKRPGFQSQFANLLQLHSVANSLAGKLRPWMLEHLDKELGVEELANHLNMSLRNFTRVFTRETGMTPAKFVEKLRVEIARKYLEDSDYSMEQIAARCGLGGVVSMRRVFLRHMNVTPSDYRRTFRTSFAD